From Nitrospirota bacterium, one genomic window encodes:
- a CDS encoding CheR family methyltransferase, which produces MKKEIRGDDRPLCTERDHLPFSKLDMISCRNLLIYMNTKLQRKVLSVFHYALNRAFYHTFHISKGETEGVLVNALGERLWNIGKLKELLEKVLPEKSRIENFEVEHDIPKIGKKKMLINAQQIDQA; this is translated from the coding sequence ACAGAACGCGATCATCTCCCCTTCTCGAAGCTCGACATGATAAGCTGCAGAAATCTGCTGATATATATGAACACCAAACTCCAGAGAAAAGTTCTTTCGGTCTTCCATTATGCCCTGAACAGGGCCTTTTACCATACCTTTCATATCTCGAAGGGAGAAACTGAAGGAGTGCTTGTCAACGCACTGGGAGAAAGACTGTGGAATATCGGGAAACTAAAAGAATTGCTCGAAAAGGTACTCCCGGAGAAATCCAGAATTGAGAATTTTGAAGTGGAGCATGATATTCCGAAGATAGGGAAAAAGAAGATGCTCATCAACGCACAGCAGATTGACCAGGCCTGA